The segment tgctcaaccctgcagcatcccgggctgtgcgccccacacccggcgtcccagccctcacttccagggccggcacgtctctgtcctttgtgtttccaaccccgccagccgccagccgccccgcgcgggctcccggagctccccgtctcagtctggtgtctcacgggtgctgaccgcgagtccgcctgctcccccgtgcaggtggccctccagccgccagccgccccgcggacgctcccggagctcccggtctcagcctcgatccagtgagcacaccggagctccggagctccgtgagatgcttggtggtgcacgctcccggctcacggactcagtctgccgtttccagagtgcgggtccgcggtccgcccgctccccggtgcaggtggcccgccagccgccctgcgcgcgcgctcctggagctcgcgttctaagtctgttgtctcgcgggtgccgtccgcgagtccgcctgctcccccgtgcaggtggcccgccaaccgccagccgtcccgcgtgcgctcccggagctcccttctcagcctgctgtctcaagcgtgcgggtccgcggtctgtccgctcccccttgcaggtggctaccgcttcccggcgccctgacacggcggctccctcccccttctgtttagcttccgatatctgtgcgcggtttcacggctccccgcttcgtacctcgatactcagcgctggagatgttcatttgtagagatccagatgtatcttcctgcgtctcaggctgattccgtggatattcctgctggtctggtacctatccagctcaactcaggggaccggctgaaaaaggtgtcccctactcctccgccatcttaacctccaatcaacatgatatatttttaaaacaccatcaTAATATATTAGTGAACTTGATTAAAGACAACTCTACTTTCGTCTGCCCGTATCCTCATAGAATGCCCTCATTTCACCGACTTTCAAGACCGATGAAAAATGTAAAGTGCAGAGCATTGAAAATCAATGTgggaaaaatatgatttttacttAATGTTATATTTTGTAGAAAATAAGTGGGATCagtaaaaaaacttttttgatcGGATTTCTATCTCTTGATCTTCTGAAGCAATTGGTTCTctgatttgaaaaaattaagtaattagcAAGCCATAAAAGAAATGGACTATCCCCCCTGATTTTACAAACTGACTGATGGGACCCAGGGCTGTgggtaaatatttgcaaacaagTCTTGGAATACAGGGCAGAACATCACGTGTTGCATCTCAAGCAAATTCATAATCATAATCAATAAAGGTGGTGGCTGAAGAGTTCTCCAGTGTAACCGAGAGAAGGGCTAGCAAAAGGGTGggttaataactttttttaaaagttattagtgcggggcttgaactcacgaccctgagatcaacacctgagctgagatcaagagtaggatgaTTAAcgtcctgagccacccaggtgcccccccagtAACCTTTTTTTAGTATACCTAGTTGTAGTGGTTAGTGATTTTCGTCCTGATGTTTGTTAACAAAATGTTAACTTGtggaaattcaaatttattcttaGCTGCTCTTTAGCTTTTGGGATAAAAGTCAGAATCACTTGTCCTCATGTGACTGAGGTTTTGATATGAAAAGCCTTAAATACCCGTACTTATGAAAACAGCCTGGGAGTGCAATCCAGACCTAAAAGCAAGTTTCTGCTGGTTGGTCCTTGACTTCACTATCTCACGCAAGTGCTGGTGTATTCATTGAAGTTTCCTTGCAGCTGCCCTGTGATAGGCGGGGTGGGATGACCCACAGGAAGCAATGTTGACTACACAGAGCTAACAGTGATTGTCCCACTACTCTTCAGATCAGATCAGACTCTTCGGTGGAAATGGTTTTAAGGAATGATGGTCAGGAGGAGCTCTCACCTCCCATCTGGTGCAGTTCTAGAGGGATGCAAAGGTAAGAAgagttcattttctattttcagctTCTAGGAAGAGTTCTGGGTTGAGCTGTTGGTGGGTGATATGTAGGAATGTGGGGCAAAAGGGTCTAGTAAAGGCTGAGGTGAGAAGGTAATTTGGGATGAATTAACCTGCTCCTGACCAGGCTTTTGAAGGACAGGTTCTCATCTATGTGGGGGTGAATGTTCAGGTAAATGTTCAACATTTACTTCAAAGGGAAAACATTAACTAACTTTCAGAATAAATGGAATTTGAACCAGAGAAattgaaggaaaggagagggaagaagtggCTGGCTAAAGGAATCATATAGAGTCCTCTTCTCCTGGTCAATGGCTCTGTTGTGTATATTCATGAGCAGAAGGCATCTCCACACACCCTGGCTTCACCCTGACCTGATTTGAgaaggaaactataaaacttgaTCATGTAAGGAAAATTTCTGGTCCATCCTTTATTCCCTGTCTTATGATAGAAATACCACTCTTTcaaggtgcctaggtggctcagtcagttaagcgtctgactcttgatctcaggtcaggtcttgatttcagggtagtgagttcaagccccatgttgggccccatgctgggtgtggagtgtgcttaaaaaaaaagaaaaagaaatattacactTTCTTGAGACACATAAGATCATCTACTAACATGTTTTGACATTGCCCCCTATCTATGGGTCTTAAATACAAGCAAAAATTATCTGAGACCAAATGGTCACAAGTTTAGGTTTTATCTTCAGGATGTTTTGCTTAGATCTGGATCCTGATCACTGAACAGATGGTTGTCAAAACTCCGTCAGTGTTGTTTTTCCCAGACAGAGGTAGTGATGTTATTGTTTAAGTCTATTTGTAATTATCTCTGTTCCTGTGGGCGAAAATGCAGGAATgaccactttttttcccctagaggaCTAAccaggaaaaatagacaaaccagACTCATTATAGGTCACATTAGAGCTAAGGCAGAGCATAAGAGACAGTATGAACAAGGGTGCATCAGTGATTTACTGCCACAGTAATGGTACATAACAAATAATCCCCtgaaacttaatggcttaaagcaATAAATATGCGTATTGCTGACAAGTCTGCACATGGGTATGCATGGTTCTTCTGAAATTTCCTGGGATCACTCCCATGTATGAGGGTCAATAATTGCTATCTGATTAGGGATGACTTCAGCTGAGATGAATGTTATGACTTTTCTCATTTCTGGTATCGTTTATCCTCAAACAAGGTGGCCCTGCTGTGTTTTGTCAGCCATGACATGAGCTCAAGAGCCtgtgcttttaaaacatttgctgaTATCTCAGTGGCCAACGTGAGTCAcaagaccaaaataaaaattgaggggGGAAGGAAATATATTCCACCTTTTAATGGGGGCAGTGTCAGCGTCATGTGGCACTGGTATGAATgcaaggaaggggaaagagtaaAAGCTGTCATGCAACAAATCTATCTGCAAGGGTAGTATACAACAATTAAAGAGAACTCTGAAAACCATTTTGAGTCGATCTGGCACATCAAAGCTTTCAGTAAGTCATCACGATGCTTGTGGTGTAGGGCAACATTAGCAAAGGCCAATTTGCCAGAGAAATTGAATTCTCATCTGGTTCAACCATAGAAATGCTGACTGACATTGAAGAAGTGATAGAATCCCATTAAAACCAAGTTTTCTTACGTGGAAACTGAAGGTTCTCATTTTACGTAGTTTCTATTCACATGCACTTATAAATTCATgatataaattagaaatttattttcttttactgtgtcCAATTGACAGGAATTGTGcatgttttgttcattgctatattcCTAGCAACAAAACTTCTAACAAGGTCTGGCGCTTAATAGACATTTAATCGGTATTTGCTGACTGAACGAATGAATGGATTGTATTCTTGTGAACAAGAACCATAACACATGGCACTTACAGGACTTGCTAttatgatttgttcattttccaTCAGTCATTTTTTCCTAGAAGATGTAAATGTAAGCATTCTGCATGcatatttatcatattaaattttaataataaaacaataaaaataataatgatgctaTCTATTAACTACTTAGAATATACCAGGTACTCAATTTCAAGTTTTACATGTATAAATCTGTTGAAATCATATAGACATTTGACAAGCAAGAGGAAGCAAGTACCACAAGCACCCCCttttataattttagtatttatgtAATCactaaaagagtttatttattcatttattttagagaaagagagagagagaatgggggaggggcagagggagagaatctcaagcagattctgcactgagcgtggaacccgaCGTGGAATtccgtctcacgaccctgagatcacgacctgagctgaaaccaggagttggatgctcagctgactgagccacccagacccccccaccccactttttataattttaaaaactagggCATGGAGATAGTAAAAAAGACCTACCCAAGTTTACACAGTGTGTGACTGGAATTACAACTCaagcaatttaatttaatttaatttaatttaatttaatttaatttaatttaatttcttccaaaggccatttttcatttctataagaAAGGGGTTGAAGAATGAATCTGTTCTTTGTAATATATTCACATTTACAGCACTAAAGCCTGTGTTAATACACCGGAAGGAGCAACTGCATGGTTTGGCCCAAATCCTCCACAGAAACACATCATCCAAGGAGACCAAACAGACACCCTGAAGACCTTCCTGAAGGGGGAGCCCCAAATCCTGGGGGTGAGTGAGCTTGACCTCCAAATGTAGCATCTGGGGAGATAGCCATTTCCAGAGAGGAGAGCGGGGTATGCAGTACGATGAGCTGTGTCATAAACTGACCTCCATAAACCTCACTGTGGCAGggaatagatatttaaaaaatcagaggtGCTGTGATCTGAAAGGAAAATGCATTTCTCTAgtgagaggggggaaaaagaaagttatCATAAAAGCTTTCTAAGCAGTCTTGAACTTGAGAAAAGGCCATGGATTCCTAGAGGTTTCATCCTGGGAGCCCTGTCAAAACCCTTTCAAATAGCTCCGTGTAAAGACCGCAAAATCATCTTCCTAGAAACCTGCGTGCGTCATACCCTGAGCATCCTCTTTTTCACTCCCCAGGTGGCTCAGATCCTGATTGGTCTGATGAAAGTGTGCCTATTTGCCATAGgtctgtgtttttattcttctgaCTTATCCTATCGGTGTTATCCCCTAACCATGGTCTCAGGATATCTTATCTGGGGATCCTTGTTTGTGAGTACGTCGGAATTTCTCAACTTCCTCAGCGGTAGAATTCTGCGAATATTTCTTCCAGCCTTCTCTTTCAGAAACCAATGACTTGATCTGGGATTTTACTACTTAAAGCAAAATATGTGACCTAAATGCTGTGGGGTTCTGATCTCTGGTTTGGGGGAAGTGCAGGTGAAGGCTCGCCAGGCTGAGTGGATTCTTCCATTTTTAGTTCTTCGTGTCGGGAGCTGTGTCTATCGCTGCTGGGAGAAAGATGACGTTAAACCTGGTAAGGATTTCCCGGGGCCCGAAGCAACAAGCAAAATCAGAAGTGCTCTGTCTCAAGACAGAAGAAATAATCTCCAATTTTCTGAATCAGCTGGGCTTTGCGGGGGTCATGGCAAATTCCtccatgaggaaactgaggcttgactTAATTTTTTCACCCCTGTTGTCTGACATTCCATCCCTGGGATTAATTTGTGAATACAGAATCCAATGCTTCAGCCCaaactcctctttctttcttagacCTAGGAGAATTATTTGAGAATGTGTCTTCAACcccttcaaaataaatgaatgtttgtgtgttttcCAAAGGGAGGAAGAGCATGAGACAGAGGGACATAGGGGACACAGATCATTCTCTTCCAGATCAAAGGCAGCCTGGGAATGAACATGCTCAGTGCCGTGGTTGGGGGAATAGGGGTAATCATCTTAACAGTCGAACTGACTGTGGATCATGGACCGGAAAAAAGGTGTCTTATTCTTGTAAGTGTTTCTgagctgcttttattttctgaagtgaTATTTATATCATCTAAATGTATGTTAGTCTGAGATGACTGTCTCTCAGTTGATCCTGGCTTATCACCACAAGCAGTAAGATCCAGGACTTTGATCTCACGGGGAGAATTTTCAGCCCCTTTTTGCAAGGGCCTACCAGGACAGCTACCTTTTTTTCTCGCATTCTTCCCTGAACACAGTGATGTTAGGAAATTGATCACTGGGATCTTTCTTCAAAGTCTCCAGGTTTGAGTTCAGATGGCAGCGGGCTGCCGTGCTGGCTCAGCAAGCTTGGTGTCATTTgcaggtggggtgaggagagTCAGGGTTCCAAGCCAAGATGCTCAGAGCCTTGGAAAGAACAATGATATCACTTCCGTAGACCTGGAGGTTCTCCACTCTTTAGgtgagaaaaaagtataaattcatTTAAGGATGTTATTATAAGGAAAATAACTTGAAGCGGACAACAGAGAACATTCCTAAGCCAAGAGAACTCAGGAAACACATCTGATTTAATCTGAATTTCCCTGCACTTATGAGGTTCCAGAGTAGAACTCCTCTCGGccattttaggattttctttacaatttttctttttttggtttgttatgAGAGAGAACATACCTGTTTCTATAGTGGAATCAGAGAATACAGGGCCAGGGGAAGTATCCATCTATTAAttgtattcctttcttttttcctcttctctctcctcgcGGCATCTGCTTCTCTTTAGAGGGTATTCGAGACTGTAATATTAGTCCTCTCCCTGCTGGAAGTCAGCATCactatctctctttctgtgtttggGTGCAAGACGACCTGCTTTGTCACACAGGTAAGTGGTCAGGGCCTGAGGGAGGGTTCACATTTGTCATGTGACACTAGTCTGTGTTCCTGTgcctctcactgtgtctcttcTCTCTGAACCAATGAGAAGGCTAAGAAGCAGCGTGAAGGAAAGATagttgagcatgtgactcctTCCTGAACTTGGAGAGGACAGCAGAACACAGGGAGAGCTATGGCAGATGGTTCCGGAAGCCTCCTAGGTCTTGCTGGATATTGATGTTTATCTAGTGGGGCTGTGAGGCCGTGAAGGAAGGGATATTTAACTCTCAGGTCCCAGGACACAGAAAAGAAGTAGGGCCCCCAGGATGAGTTGAATCCCTCTGGCTGGAAGAGTGTGTGAATAACAATAATATTATTGCCAATCTTCACAGGTGGTGGTTATCCAGCCAACCAATgaccaggtgcccccaggaatgGCCCCTTATGAACATGTCTATGAGGATCTGGAGTTTTAACAGACGAGTTCCtgcttttagaaaaaattattcattgagtATCACTAGGTCAATAATAACCTGCCTGCCAGAAAGGGTTCACATCTGTGCGTGGGAACATAGTTattacaaaaccaaataaaatacatttttccctcTATTGATGTTGATTGTGATTTTGAATCCCCTCCTCCCACATCGTCTCATAACCAATCATATGCCTGCGATGCACGGTATCATTTCTCATGGTAACTTTTAATGGAACTATACCACACACGCAGGACAGTGAATAGATCATCGTAACAgctggccaattttttttttaagatttttacttttaagcaatctctacacctaacatggggcttgaacgtacaacccagagatcaagagtcacatgctgtaccaattgagccagtcaggcgcccccaatttttaAGATGAATAGAAAGTGAACATTGTCATGTAACCAGTACTTGCATCAATGAGTAAATGTTCCCAAAGTTTCAGGAGACTGTGACCCTTTCATTCACTAAGATCCCCAGGGTAACTGCAATCTTGACTTTTACCATGCATATGAGTTTTATCTGtctttgaattttatgaaatggCGTCTTGTGATATGTATCACCGAGTATATATACTGGATATGGCTTCTTTCTCCTACCATGTTTGTGAACTTCGTTCATGCTATTGCCAGTGGCAATACTTCTTTATTCTTACTGCTGCAAGATATTCGAAGATGTATAGAGCAATCTATTATCTATTTAAGTACCAATGAACATTTGGGATGCTTCTACTTGGGATGAATAGTGCAGTGCATGAAAAATGTATCTATATCCTTTGGAACATGCATGTGTAAAATCCCATTGGGTACAGACATAGTGGTGGAATTGCAAGGTCATATCCAAAGTGCACGTAACCTGCGCATGCCTTCTAGCAGTGCCTGAGTTCCAGTCCTTGCACATTTTCACCTTGACATtgtgtgattttcattttaaccattttgatgTAGTTGTATcacattgtaatatttttaatactatttatttttataacagttctagatttatttaaaaaattgagaagatagtaAAGAGAGTTCCCATACACCCCAAATCAGTGGACATCTTGCATTAGTAGAGAATGAACCATATTGATACGTTATCATTAACTtcagcattattattattcagatttctttaggTTTTAGCTAGTACCCTTTTCCCGTTTAAGATCCCATCCAAGACATGGCATTTATTAGCTGTCGTGTTTCctcaggctcctcttggctgtgactaTTTATGAGACTTCGTTCTTGATGACCTTGATAGTTTTGCGCAATACTGGTAAAGTATTTTGTAGAACGTCCCTCAACTGGAGTTTGTCTGATACTTTTCTCATGATTACACTAGTGTTTTGAGTTTTGGAGAGGAAGAACTCAGAAGTAAAATATCGTTCTTACCACATCCAATCAAGGGCACATACTGTCAACATGACTTACACTGTTGATGTTGACTTTAATCACCTCACTGAGtacagtttttccattttttccactcTAAAGTTAGTTTTTTACTAACTTTTATACTGTAGTCTTTGGAAGGATGTCCCTATACAGCCGCTGTGTGCAGTCCAGACTCAAGGAGTCAGGAGTTACGATCTACTGCTTTGAAAGTGCAGCAACTGCATAAGTTATTAGATATTCTGCACTGagattttgtctcttttctcccaCTTATTTATGCATTCAATTATTCATGTGCATGAATTCCTGAATACTTACACACTTTGGGTTATAATTgaatactactttattttattgctcaaattgtttctgtttccaaCACtgtggctcctgtgtcccttttgTGTACCCCATCATTGTGTCTCATTTTGAGCACTTCCTTCTTTTATGGCACTACCATATTCTCCGGCTCATCCTATGTGGCTCCTGCTCAAGCCTTGGAATCAGCTATTTCATCAGGCAGCCCTGTTTCCTTTTAGTGgggaatggtattagaaaccaagatctgggctcTAGGTATGCTTGTGGCTATTGGGATgtcatttctttcaggttgtctCAGCTAACAGAgcaaagaaatatacatatgtcTACTAACTCGTGTGTCTTAGTCgagctgctaaaacaaaatactgcagactgggtagcttaaacacatttatttctcatggcaCTGGAGGCTGGATGTCTGAGATCAGGGTACCAGCATGGTCAGGTTTTTTCCTGGCTTCCAGATAGCCATTTTCTGACTGTATGCTCAAATAGTAGAGAGCAAAGAGAGGAAGCAAGTTCTCTCATGTCTTTTCTTATAAGGTACTAATTCCATCATGACAGATCCACCCTTGTTACCGCATTCCCTCCCTAAGCCCCCAGCTCCAAAAACCATGATGTTGGGGtttagagtttcaacatatgaatttgagataGGGGGAACACAGACACCCAGTCCATAGCACCATGTTGATCCAACCCTACAAAAGTTTCTATCTGTAGTCATCTGTTACATTATATGATACATCtggttttggaaaaaaaaatcacaagaagtgctaaaaaaggcaaaagaaaccccacaatttttacacattttaaaaactattctgtGACCCTGTGGACTATGTAGAaatatgttctttaatttccaaatattttgaatttcccCTTATCATAATTCTGTTATTATCtgagaacatattttatatgatttctattcttttaaatttgttgagttGTGTTTTAACACATGAAGTAACCAACTGGTTAATATCCCATgtacatttgagaaaaatgtacCGTTGTTGGATGGAAAAGTCTATAACTGTCAATTAGATCAACCTGATTGATACAGCTGCTCGCGTCATCCATACCCTTACTGCTTCTCTGCCTGGTTGATGTATCAGTTGCTGTCAAAGAGGTGTTGAGTTCTCCAAATATAATagtatatttgtctatttttccttttagttttccccatcttttcccttaaatattttgGACCAGCCACAAGTGGTCATTGACAACTTGGAATATGGTTACTGAGACTAAGAAAAcagtctttaattttcttaaaattttaaataatttaaatttaaattgccaTATGTGTCTAGTGGTTATTGTGTTGTGTAGAACAGAAATGGAATTGTTTGATCTCATGGAACGTagtattaattttacttttgaaaattactttgaagatttttggttttattattcaAGAGGAACGGGGTAACATTTTGATTAGTTGTCAGTGGGCCAATTGAGCAACACAAGCTTTTATATATGAgcttatttacataaaatatcacCAGAAAAGCTTAATGTCCTTAGAATGATGCAGTATGATTAATTAACCTAACACTATATTAATGAAATACTGTAACCTAtaggttatatatatacatataaatagcTGTAGGTTATAGTATTTCATATAGTTAAAAGTATTTTTGCCCTTTATTTACTGTTTCCCTTGATGGATATCCCAATCTGAACTGAGTAAGCACAAACTAGATCATTCAAGAGATAAAGAAACTGATGTTTAGTCACAGAAGAGACACATCAAAAGTCACAGAGTGTAAAAGTGATGGACCAAACATGCAAACTATTTTCACAATTAGTTCAGGAAACTCTAAGTTTACTTCACTGTTTTTCATCAAACATTAAACTTTGGAACTTTACATCACCCTACACTTCCTGTCTCCCACACAGTGCGGGGAAGATGACCATTTAATGGGCTGTGGCAAAAGGTGACATGCTTCTTCCAGACCAAAGTATCTAATTGCCAAAGGTCCAACttctaactttttatttccttaccttggcaaaataaaagaacttttCCCAGATATCATGCTATTTGATAGAACCCATATCAGCATGGGTCTAAAGCAAATAGCTAACTGATAATGCACATGTAAAGTAGGAAGTAAATGAACTTCTGGTATGCTAAGCCAGCAATATTTCTAGGTTAAGTTTTGTAACAGAGCATAAACCTAGCTTGTGATGACATCCAATCAAAAAGTCGTGACAACCAAATTCTTAATATTATGAATGCCAGTTCTATCTTTGTGACTCTGAACCCCACAGTTGTATCCTCGCATGGGTATATTTACGCCTTGGTGGTCACAGGATGAGCTTCTTGCTGTCACTGTggatggaaaatacagaagagaagCCTCACATTTGTTTGCTAGTATCTGTGGGATAGCGTGAAGGTGTTTCTTTCTTACGGTCAAGTTCTTGATAGATTGAAGTTTGAGGAAACAAGTCTTGGTAAAGAGCTTCAGAAGGTGTTTTCCAGCAAAACAATAtagaaatctattaaaaaaaaaccaaagaataaTCTGTAAAGACTGTAAATAAGCCATTAAGAATAATATACTTCAAGTCCTCAATGATTTGTCTCCAAATACATCTTCTCTTACTCCAACGATAAATTGTGTGGACTTTGGGCCCTGGGGAGCCTACTGGCTGCTCTCCAGAAAAGGTAGAGGGGGGTGTGGGGTCAATTTCAGTTATGACTATTACTACCTAATgattcaacaaatagtgttggaaaaactggacagcaacatgcaaaagaatgaaactggaccacttttttatgCCACAGAgacaaatacatttgaaatggATTTAAGACCTAAGTATgaaacatgaaaccataaaaatcctagaggagaacacaggcagcaacctctttgacatggaCCATAGCAACttatttctagatatgtctcctgaggcaagggaaacaaaagcaaaaatgaactattgggacttcgtcaaaataaaaagcttctgcacagtgaaagaaataataaaactaaaagtcaacctatggaatgggagaagatatttgcgagtcacgtatctaataaagggttagtatccaaaacgtataaagagcttataaaactcaacacccaaaaaccaaataatccaactaaaaatgggcagaagacagaaatacacatttttgcaaagaagccatacagatggccaacagacacatgaaaaatgctcaacatcactgatcatcggggaaatgcaaatcaaagttaCAATGAgctctcacctcacacctgtcagaatggttaaaatcaacaacacaaggaaCAACATGTGCTGGAGATGATGTGTAGAAAGGAGCActctcttgcactattggtgggaatgcaaactggggcagccatagtatggaggttcctcaaaaagttagaaatagagctacccaatgCTACTCGGCAATTACAGTACTAGGTATTCActgaaaagatacaaaaatactaattcaaagggatacatgcacctcaaatgtttatagcggcattatctacaatagccacgttatggaaacagcccaagtgtccatcaactgacgaatggatgaagaagatatggtccatatatacaagggaatattactcagccataaaaaagaatgatatcttgccattcacagcaatatggatggagctagagagtattatgctaagcaaagtaagtcagtaagagaaagacaaaagccatagaatttcattcatatgtagaatttaagttcaaaaaaatgagcagagggaaaaaagagagagacaggcaaactaagaagcagactcttaactatgttggttaccagaggggaggtggctggggggctgAGTGACATAGGTGACGGGAGTAAGGAGTGCATTTGTCGCACGGgaatgatgaatcactatattgtacacctgaagctaatagtttttaaattttatttacattttatttacaaaccCTTGTGTCGAGTGCTGACCTTCAACAGATCACAACAAAGGAGCTGCTCTGCTATGAATGAAAACCCCACCCAGAAGCAGGTCGTCTAAGAATGGTTTAGCACCAGGTTCCCCAAGAAGGTGCACTGTGCAATGGGCGGGGGTGGCCCCCTTTCCGGCCACACCCATTTCCCAGGATGAGTGTCTCCACACcccctgaagctaatattacactgtatgttaactaactgtaatttaaataaaaagttaaaaaaaaacacaactactCAATGATTACTTTTTTCCAGATATTTAGCCAGCTGGGTATCAGTCTGCCTGACTTATTACCATTTAGTTTTtaggaagataaaggaaaatataagcatacccactaaaataatttttgaacaacAGAAATAAGGAGATATAATAGAGCTTTTTGCCTTCTTTAATCGTTTTGGTATGAAGACTGTCAGCCCAGCTATTATTGGGACATTTGTCCATACGGTGCATTGCTGATGGGCTGGAGAAAGATGAGCTGATAAGAGAACATAAATTTGTGAGTAT is part of the Ailuropoda melanoleuca isolate Jingjing chromosome 16, ASM200744v2, whole genome shotgun sequence genome and harbors:
- the LOC105241294 gene encoding uncharacterized protein LOC105241294 isoform X1, translating into MHFSSERGEKESYHKSFLSSLELEKRPWIPRGFILGALSKPFQIAPCKDRKIIFLETCVRHTLSILFFTPQVAQILIGLMKVCLFAIGLCFYSSDLSYRCYPLTMVSGYLIWGSLFVILRVGSCVYRCWEKDDVKPGRKSMRQRDIGDTDHSLPDQRQPGNEHAQCRGWGNRGNHLNSRTDCGSWTGKKVSYSCGVRRVRVPSQDAQSLGKNNDITSVDLEVLHSLEGIRDCNISPLPAGSQHHYLSFCVWVQDDLLCHTGGGYPANQ
- the LOC105241294 gene encoding uncharacterized protein LOC105241294 isoform X6; translated protein: MVLRNDGQEELSPPIWCSSRGMQSTKACVNTPEGATAWFGPNPPQKHIIQGDQTDTLKTFLKGEPQILGVAQILIGLMKVCLFAIVLRVGSCVYRCWEKDDVKPGRKSMRQRDIGDTDHSLPDQRQPGNEHAQCRGWGNRGNHLNSRTDCGSWTGKKVSYSCGVRRVRVPSQDAQSLGKNNDITSVDLEVLHSLEGIRDCNISPLPAGSQHHYLSFCVWVQDDLLCHTGGGYPANQ
- the LOC105241294 gene encoding uncharacterized protein LOC105241294 isoform X9, which gives rise to MVLRNDGQEELSPPIWCSSRGMQSTKACVNTPEGATAWFGPNPPQKHIIQGDQTDTLKTFLKGEPQILGVAQILIGLMKVCLFAIVLRVGSCVYRCWEKDDVKPDQRQPGNEHAQCRGWGNRGNHLNSRTDCGSWTGKKVSYSCGVRRVRVPSQDAQSLGKNNDITSVDLEVLHSLEGIRDCNISPLPAGSQHHYLSFCVWVQDDLLCHTGGGYPANQ
- the LOC105241294 gene encoding uncharacterized protein LOC105241294 isoform X14, producing MVLRNDGQEELSPPIWCSSRGMQSTKACVNTPEGATAWFGPNPPQKHIIQGDQTDTLKTFLKGEPQILGVAQILIGLMKVCLFAIVLRVGSCVYRCWEKDDVKPGGVRRVRVPSQDAQSLGKNNDITSVDLEVLHSLEGIRDCNISPLPAGSQHHYLSFCVWVQDDLLCHTGGGYPANQ
- the LOC105241294 gene encoding uncharacterized protein LOC105241294 isoform X3, whose product is MMVRRSSHLPSGAVLEGCKACVNTPEGATAWFGPNPPQKHIIQGDQTDTLKTFLKGEPQILGVAQILIGLMKVCLFAIGLCFYSSDLSYRCYPLTMVSGYLIWGSLFVILRVGSCVYRCWEKDDVKPGRKSMRQRDIGDTDHSLPDQRQPGNEHAQCRGWGNRGNHLNSRTDCGSWTGKKVSYSCGVRRVRVPSQDAQSLGKNNDITSVDLEVLHSLEGIRDCNISPLPAGSQHHYLSFCVWVQDDLLCHTGGGYPANQ
- the LOC105241294 gene encoding membrane-spanning 4-domains subfamily A member 4A-like isoform X13 yields the protein MVLRNDGQEELSPPIWCSSRGMQSTKACVNTPEGATAWFGPNPPQKHIIQGDQTDTLKTFLKGEPQILGFFVSGAVSIAAGRKMTLNLIKGSLGMNMLSAVVGGIGVIILTVELTVDHGPEKRCLILRVFETVILVLSLLEVSITISLSVFGCKTTCFVTQVVVIQPTNDQVPPGMAPYEHVYEDLEF
- the LOC105241294 gene encoding uncharacterized protein LOC105241294 isoform X2 is translated as MVLRNDGQEELSPPIWCSSRGMQSTKACVNTPEGATAWFGPNPPQKHIIQGDQTDTLKTFLKGEPQILGVAQILIGLMKVCLFAIGLCFYSSDLSYRCYPLTMVSGYLIWGSLFVILRVGSCVYRCWEKDDVKPGRKSMRQRDIGDTDHSLPDQRQPGNEHAQCRGWGNRGNHLNSRTDCGSWTGKKVSYSCGVRRVRVPSQDAQSLGKNNDITSVDLEVLHSLEGIRDCNISPLPAGSQHHYLSFCVWVQDDLLCHTGGGYPANQ